In Ruania zhangjianzhongii, the following proteins share a genomic window:
- the rpsK gene encoding 30S ribosomal protein S11: MPPKTRQAAGARKPRRKEKKNVSAGNAYIKSTFNNTIVSITDPSGAVISWASSGQVGFKGSRKSTPFAAQLAAEAAARKAQEHGMKKVDVFVKGPGSGRETAIRSLTATGLEVGSIQDVTPQAHNGCRPPKRRRV; this comes from the coding sequence ATGCCTCCCAAGACTCGCCAGGCAGCTGGCGCCCGCAAGCCCCGCCGCAAGGAGAAGAAGAATGTCTCCGCGGGCAACGCGTACATCAAGTCCACGTTCAACAACACGATCGTCTCGATCACCGACCCGTCCGGTGCGGTGATCTCCTGGGCATCCTCCGGCCAGGTCGGCTTCAAGGGGTCGCGCAAGTCCACCCCGTTCGCCGCCCAGCTTGCCGCCGAGGCTGCCGCCCGTAAGGCGCAGGAGCACGGCATGAAGAAGGTCGACGTGTTCGTCAAGGGCCCCGGTTCCGGCCGGGAGACCGCGATCCGGTCGCTGACGGCCACGGGCCTCGAGGTCGGTTCCATCCAGGACGTGACGCCGCAGGCGCACAACGGCTGCCGCCCGCCGAAGCGCCGCCGGGTCTGA
- the rpsM gene encoding 30S ribosomal protein S13, which produces MARLVGVDLPRDKRLEVALTYIFGVGRTRAAETLTATGLSPEVRVKDLTDAEVVQLRDYLEGTYKLEGDLRREIAADIRRKVEIGCYQGLRHRRHLPVHGQRTKTNARTRKGPKRTVAGKKKAGR; this is translated from the coding sequence ATGGCACGACTCGTTGGTGTCGACCTCCCCCGCGACAAGCGGCTCGAGGTGGCACTCACCTACATCTTCGGGGTGGGGCGGACCCGCGCCGCGGAGACCCTGACCGCCACCGGTCTGAGCCCGGAGGTCCGGGTCAAGGACCTGACCGACGCCGAGGTGGTGCAGCTGCGCGACTACCTGGAGGGCACCTACAAGCTCGAGGGTGACCTGCGTCGCGAGATCGCCGCCGATATTCGCCGCAAGGTCGAGATCGGCTGCTACCAGGGTCTGCGTCACCGCCGTCACCTGCCGGTGCACGGCCAGCGCACCAAGACCAACGCGCGTACCCGCAAGGGCCCCAAGCGCACCGTCGCCGGCAAGAAGAAGGCCGGCCGCTAA
- the rpmJ gene encoding 50S ribosomal protein L36 produces MKVKPSVKKICPKCKVIRRHGTVRVICENLRHKQRQG; encoded by the coding sequence ATGAAGGTCAAGCCGAGTGTCAAGAAGATCTGCCCGAAGTGCAAGGTGATCCGTCGCCACGGCACTGTGCGCGTGATCTGCGAGAACCTGCGTCACAAGCAGCGCCAGGGCTGA
- the infA gene encoding translation initiation factor IF-1, which translates to MAKKDGVIEIEGHVVEALPNAMFRVELSNGHKVLAHISGKMRQHYIRILPEDRVVVELSPYDLTRGRIVYRYK; encoded by the coding sequence ATGGCTAAGAAGGACGGGGTCATCGAGATCGAGGGCCACGTGGTCGAGGCACTGCCGAACGCGATGTTCCGCGTAGAGCTGAGCAACGGTCACAAGGTACTCGCTCACATCTCGGGCAAGATGCGTCAGCACTACATCCGGATCCTCCCCGAGGACCGGGTGGTGGTCGAGCTGAGCCCCTACGACCTGACCCGTGGCCGCATCGTCTACCGCTACAAGTAG
- a CDS encoding helix-turn-helix transcriptional regulator, with amino-acid sequence MMRTQGDGLGLPRVPHGFVPAAEPAARFGSLAPITVFRAPRGWGKTATATAWLRSLGPEYEFAWVSVRGPITAAQFWDLVSERLADLGLHLDLDDHAHCDQVLAARERDLVLAVDNLHLVSDPAVDEALVDAVVHIGGLYVMALSRTERSIETLAPIEADGVVFRVQHLRLQAVEVHEVAGELGADVTTEQAAELTSAVGGWPALVRATFAGPSGPSESGDVINSYLQVVLRDPSIREVIGSAMRLAVADELDEEIVRLLGYSVGLTAAMHPLVEAGLTGEDGRLTAVVRSALAASYAELDPAAAEQAHARLSRWYEQKGDISRALRHALHAGDADRCRRILLQEWLRLADDPELVREVAASLGSVSLDEDPRTWVLSRQSGATVDAGLMSGPPPPGEVGAALPSTLAQWGLARLGAGELADGEEALRDALDRAESLGQVDVAQQAVAGLAFGRAMAGAVSEAEEWLRTCRDDLPATAGLVRVAKQLVALDSMTFTDEDIWPDLSTYTIGTPPPPAEITVPAGLELIETALAVTRELNLSSPVPEHSRMLELRLHRLAGVEYTLARTVLVKVLTTVFLAGHQLERCRELLAFAESTADATERWLRHRLAFYAGDFTGVLGHDRGGGYADPDGLLPRFEVEIILLRACALHRLDRIEEAADTLHSAMLIAHTHGLVRPYLLVPRGDLEAIATLVPQMRELLGEPPLLNEVDLFGLPAPVVELSRGELRVLEAIAEGQPVVAVASRLFVSANTVKSQLRAIYRKLGVHDRQRAVDRARELRLLPAAPDQLQM; translated from the coding sequence ATGATGCGAACACAAGGAGACGGGCTCGGCCTGCCCCGGGTGCCACACGGTTTCGTCCCCGCCGCCGAGCCGGCTGCCCGGTTCGGCTCGCTCGCCCCGATCACCGTGTTCCGTGCGCCCCGCGGCTGGGGGAAGACCGCGACGGCCACCGCCTGGCTCCGCTCGCTCGGGCCGGAGTACGAGTTCGCCTGGGTGAGCGTGCGCGGGCCGATCACGGCGGCGCAGTTCTGGGACCTGGTCAGCGAACGACTGGCTGACCTGGGCTTGCACCTGGACCTGGACGACCACGCCCACTGCGACCAGGTGCTCGCCGCGCGGGAGCGCGATCTGGTGCTCGCCGTGGACAACCTGCACCTGGTCAGCGACCCGGCTGTGGACGAAGCCCTGGTCGATGCGGTGGTGCACATCGGGGGCCTGTATGTGATGGCACTCAGCCGGACCGAGCGCTCGATCGAGACGCTCGCCCCGATCGAGGCCGACGGCGTGGTGTTCCGGGTGCAGCACCTGCGGTTGCAGGCCGTCGAGGTGCACGAGGTCGCTGGTGAACTTGGCGCCGACGTGACTACCGAGCAGGCCGCCGAGCTCACCTCGGCGGTCGGTGGCTGGCCGGCGCTGGTCCGCGCCACGTTCGCGGGCCCGTCCGGGCCCAGCGAGAGTGGCGATGTGATCAACAGCTATCTCCAGGTGGTGCTTCGGGACCCGTCGATCCGAGAGGTGATCGGTTCGGCCATGCGGCTGGCGGTGGCCGACGAGCTCGACGAGGAGATCGTCCGGCTGCTGGGGTACAGCGTCGGACTCACCGCCGCGATGCACCCGCTCGTCGAGGCCGGGTTGACCGGCGAGGACGGACGGCTGACCGCCGTGGTCCGCAGTGCTCTGGCGGCCAGCTACGCCGAGCTCGATCCGGCGGCTGCGGAGCAGGCGCACGCGCGACTGTCCCGGTGGTACGAGCAGAAGGGTGACATCTCGCGCGCGCTCCGCCATGCGCTGCACGCCGGTGACGCCGATCGGTGCCGACGCATCCTGCTTCAGGAGTGGCTCCGCCTCGCCGACGACCCCGAGCTGGTTCGCGAGGTTGCGGCCAGCCTGGGTTCGGTCAGTCTGGACGAGGATCCGCGCACCTGGGTGCTCAGTCGGCAGAGCGGTGCCACCGTCGATGCCGGGCTGATGTCCGGTCCGCCACCGCCGGGCGAGGTCGGTGCGGCGCTGCCGAGCACACTGGCGCAGTGGGGCCTGGCCCGGCTCGGTGCCGGTGAGCTCGCCGACGGCGAAGAAGCGCTGCGGGATGCGCTCGACCGGGCAGAGTCGCTCGGTCAAGTGGACGTTGCGCAGCAGGCGGTCGCGGGTCTGGCCTTCGGCCGGGCGATGGCCGGCGCGGTGAGCGAGGCTGAGGAGTGGCTGCGCACCTGTCGCGACGATCTTCCGGCGACTGCCGGCCTGGTCCGGGTGGCGAAGCAACTGGTTGCTCTGGACTCGATGACGTTCACGGACGAGGACATCTGGCCGGACCTCTCGACGTATACGATCGGTACCCCGCCGCCCCCTGCCGAGATCACCGTGCCCGCGGGACTGGAACTGATCGAGACTGCCTTGGCCGTGACCCGCGAGCTGAATCTCAGCTCGCCGGTGCCCGAGCACAGCAGGATGCTCGAGCTGCGGCTGCATCGACTCGCGGGGGTGGAGTACACCCTCGCCCGGACGGTGCTGGTCAAGGTGCTGACCACGGTGTTCCTGGCCGGGCACCAGCTGGAGCGGTGCCGGGAGCTGCTCGCCTTTGCCGAGAGCACCGCCGATGCGACGGAGCGGTGGCTGCGGCACCGGTTGGCGTTCTACGCCGGAGACTTCACCGGGGTGCTCGGACACGACCGCGGCGGCGGGTACGCCGACCCCGACGGCCTGCTTCCGCGGTTCGAGGTGGAGATCATCCTCCTGCGTGCCTGCGCCCTGCATCGCTTGGACCGGATCGAGGAGGCGGCCGACACCCTGCACAGCGCCATGCTGATCGCGCATACCCATGGCCTGGTGCGCCCCTACCTGTTGGTTCCTCGCGGCGATCTGGAGGCTATCGCCACTCTGGTGCCCCAGATGCGCGAGCTCCTCGGCGAGCCACCACTGCTGAACGAGGTGGACCTGTTCGGCCTCCCCGCTCCGGTGGTCGAGCTCAGCCGGGGTGAGCTGCGGGTGTTGGAGGCGATCGCGGAGGGGCAGCCGGTGGTCGCCGTCGCCAGTAGGCTGTTCGTCTCCGCGAACACGGTGAAGAGCCAGCTTCGCGCGATCTATCGCAAGCTCGGGGTGCATGACCGCCAGCGTGCTGTCGACCGGGCACGAGAGCTGCGGCTGCTGCCTGCTGCGCCGGACCAGCTGCAGATGTGA